The proteins below are encoded in one region of Pseudomonadota bacterium:
- a CDS encoding AzlC family ABC transporter permease → MNPPPHSFGKFNDITQRQAYRIGISDGSRLPAVVLVISLMGFGALCRESGLGLDFAIVQLVTMWALPGQIAFVELYASGGTVVAITLAVAMANARFMPMTATLMPLLRPGMRQPAWLYAMAHLVSFNAWIWVLRRCPELPPERRAAYYMGFVTVTASAGIVGAVAGYLLAGVVSEIVLLTLVFVNIVYFVLMMAAARGMAAILAVIAGGVAGPLLHMATSDWGLLLSGVIGGTLAFGVARAWRDHHV, encoded by the coding sequence ATGAATCCGCCACCGCATAGCTTCGGCAAGTTCAACGATATCACTCAGCGCCAAGCTTATCGCATCGGCATTTCCGACGGTAGCCGCTTGCCGGCCGTGGTCCTCGTTATCAGCCTGATGGGATTCGGCGCGTTGTGCCGCGAAAGCGGCCTCGGCCTCGACTTTGCCATAGTGCAACTGGTCACGATGTGGGCGCTACCCGGACAAATCGCCTTCGTTGAGCTCTACGCGTCGGGCGGCACCGTCGTCGCCATTACCCTCGCCGTTGCCATGGCCAATGCGCGCTTCATGCCGATGACCGCGACCCTGATGCCGCTGCTGCGGCCCGGCATGCGCCAACCCGCATGGCTATACGCCATGGCCCATCTGGTCAGTTTCAATGCCTGGATATGGGTGTTGAGGCGGTGCCCGGAGCTGCCCCCTGAACGCCGCGCCGCATACTATATGGGCTTCGTCACGGTGACCGCTTCCGCCGGAATTGTAGGTGCCGTCGCGGGGTATCTGTTAGCCGGCGTGGTGTCGGAAATCGTTTTACTGACACTGGTCTTCGTCAATATCGTTTACTTCGTTCTGATGATGGCCGCTGCACGCGGCATGGCGGCCATTCTGGCGGTGATTGCCGGCGGTGTAGCCGGCCCGCTGCTGCATATGGCGACGTCGGATTGGGGTTTGCTGCTGAGCGGCGTGATTGGCGGAACACTGGCTTTTGGTGTGGCACGCGCCTGGCGTGACCACCATGTCTGA
- a CDS encoding AzlD domain-containing protein, with protein MSENVAWIALPAAVAVSFLWRAIGVAVSGRIDPASDVFLWVQCVAYAMLAGLVSRMLFLPTGALAESEYWIRLAAVGIGLAIFFILKRNLLIGILTGVMAFLVLQYIQAP; from the coding sequence ATGTCTGAAAACGTCGCTTGGATCGCTTTGCCGGCGGCGGTAGCCGTGAGTTTCCTATGGCGCGCCATCGGAGTTGCAGTATCGGGGCGCATCGATCCGGCGAGCGATGTCTTTCTCTGGGTCCAATGCGTGGCATACGCCATGTTGGCCGGCTTGGTCTCGCGCATGCTTTTTCTGCCTACAGGCGCGCTGGCCGAGAGCGAGTATTGGATTCGCCTCGCGGCGGTGGGCATAGGCCTCGCCATCTTCTTTATCCTCAAGCGCAATCTGTTGATTGGGATATTGACCGGCGTGATGGCCTTCCTGGTGCTGCAATATATTCAGGCGCCCTAA
- the rpoD gene encoding RNA polymerase sigma factor RpoD yields MATKPAKSADSSERTEETADSPVLDSLTAAVRKLVSRGKERGYVTYDDLNEALPPDEASSEQIEDTMAQLSEMGINVIENEESDEAANEDKAEGSGTEAPAKVLDEDLGRTDDPVRMYLRDMGSVELLSREGEIAIAKRIETGRQTMISSICESPLTMRAIIEWREALSEGRILLRDVIDLDATYGREPGAAVEGGGIPGAASSEENSPEKETAEGTAEGAAEGAAEGAAEGTAEGSDSENGKDGSAEGEESQNRPESDDEDLDEGTVSLAVMEEAVRGDVIETFDSIASAYKKFRRLQDQHLELALKNEQLSGPQLKRYEKLRQELVTLMQSVRLNNGRIEAMVDQLYGINKLVQNREGELLRLATRHKVDRQSFIKRYVGRELDPRWLSRVSRLSDPAWKNFAAAERPRVVEIRKDIAEVARNTGLEPVEFKRIVSTVQKGEREAGQAKKEMVEANLRLVISIAKKYTNRGLQFLDLIQEGNIGLMKAVDKFEYRRGYKFSTYATWWIRQAITRSIADQARTIRIPVHMIETINKLVRTSRQMLHEIGREPTPEELAERLGMPLDKVRKVLKIAKEPISLETPIGDEEDSHLGDFIEDKNAVLPVDAAIQSNLRETTTRVLASLTAREERVLRMRFGIGMNTDHTLEEVGQQFSVTRERIRQIEAKALRKLKHPSRSRKLRSFLDT; encoded by the coding sequence ATGGCGACAAAGCCCGCGAAATCCGCTGATTCTTCCGAACGCACTGAGGAAACGGCGGACAGCCCCGTTCTCGATTCGTTGACGGCGGCAGTACGCAAGCTCGTAAGCCGCGGCAAAGAACGCGGCTATGTCACATATGACGATTTGAACGAAGCGCTGCCCCCGGACGAAGCGAGTTCTGAGCAGATCGAAGACACGATGGCTCAACTCTCGGAGATGGGCATCAACGTCATCGAAAACGAGGAGTCCGACGAAGCCGCGAACGAGGACAAAGCCGAGGGCTCTGGAACCGAAGCGCCGGCCAAGGTCTTAGACGAGGATTTGGGCCGCACCGATGATCCGGTGCGCATGTATTTACGCGATATGGGAAGCGTCGAGTTGCTTTCGCGCGAAGGTGAAATCGCCATCGCCAAGCGAATCGAAACAGGCCGGCAAACCATGATTAGCAGCATTTGTGAAAGCCCGCTCACCATGCGCGCCATTATCGAATGGCGCGAAGCGCTTTCGGAAGGCCGAATTCTGCTGCGCGACGTGATTGATCTGGACGCGACTTATGGCCGCGAACCTGGCGCCGCCGTTGAGGGCGGCGGCATACCGGGAGCGGCATCTTCAGAGGAAAACAGCCCAGAAAAAGAAACTGCAGAAGGCACGGCAGAAGGCGCAGCAGAAGGCGCAGCAGAAGGCGCAGCAGAAGGCACAGCAGAAGGCAGTGACAGCGAGAATGGAAAAGACGGGAGTGCGGAAGGCGAAGAATCTCAAAATCGCCCCGAGTCCGATGATGAGGACCTCGACGAAGGCACGGTTTCGCTTGCCGTTATGGAGGAGGCCGTCCGCGGCGACGTTATTGAAACTTTCGATAGCATCGCTTCGGCCTACAAAAAATTCCGCCGGTTGCAGGATCAGCACCTCGAGCTCGCCCTGAAGAATGAGCAGCTGTCCGGTCCCCAATTGAAACGCTACGAAAAGCTCAGACAGGAATTGGTGACGTTGATGCAAAGTGTGCGTCTCAATAATGGGCGCATCGAGGCGATGGTGGATCAGCTCTACGGAATCAACAAGTTGGTTCAGAACCGCGAAGGCGAACTGCTGCGTTTGGCAACTCGCCACAAGGTAGACCGCCAGAGCTTTATCAAGCGCTATGTCGGGCGCGAGCTCGACCCGCGCTGGCTGTCTCGAGTGTCGCGTCTATCCGATCCGGCGTGGAAAAACTTCGCCGCTGCCGAACGGCCTCGGGTGGTGGAAATTCGCAAAGACATCGCCGAGGTGGCGCGCAATACCGGGCTAGAGCCCGTTGAGTTCAAGCGTATCGTCTCGACCGTTCAAAAGGGCGAGCGCGAAGCCGGGCAAGCCAAAAAGGAAATGGTCGAGGCCAATCTCCGCCTGGTGATTTCGATCGCCAAGAAATATACCAATCGCGGCCTGCAGTTCCTCGACCTGATTCAGGAAGGTAATATCGGCCTGATGAAGGCGGTGGATAAATTTGAGTATCGCCGCGGATACAAATTTTCTACATACGCGACCTGGTGGATTCGCCAGGCCATCACGCGCTCCATAGCCGATCAGGCGCGCACCATCCGCATTCCGGTGCACATGATCGAGACCATCAACAAACTGGTGCGCACGTCACGCCAGATGCTGCATGAAATTGGCCGCGAACCGACGCCGGAGGAATTGGCCGAGCGTCTCGGCATGCCGCTAGATAAAGTGCGCAAAGTACTGAAGATCGCCAAGGAGCCGATTAGCCTTGAGACGCCGATTGGCGATGAAGAAGACAGCCATCTCGGTGATTTTATCGAGGATAAGAATGCTGTCCTGCCGGTTGACGCGGCCATTCAATCTAATTTGCGTGAAACGACGACGCGCGTGCTGGCGAGCCTCACGGCGCGCGAAGAGCGCGTGCTGCGCATGCGTTTCGGCATCGGCATGAACACCGACCACACGTTGGAAGAAGTCGGGCAACAATTCTCTGTAACCCGGGAACGCATCCGCCAAATCGAAGCCAAAGCGCTGAGAAAACTCAAACATCCCAGTCGCTCGCGCAAGCTGAGAAGTTTCCTCGATACGTGA